The DNA region ATTGTTCAGTCAGTAATAATCCACTGGCCAGACTAAATAAGCACAATGAGAGACAGTCTAAGAATTATAATAACGTGAGCGGTTCGAGGCTTAATAGTGAACAAATCAAGTCATCTCAGAATGATTTTAAGACTGCAACACACGTTATGAGTAACACTAGCAGGCAAATGATGaacaattttattaatcCTATGGTTGCATCATCAGGAGCGGCTCTTAACATGGGTCATTCCCCAATGCAAACGGCCAATAGCCCCATGGACGCTATAAGGTCTCATCAAGTGCCTTCCCCTCCTCATGAACAGGCTATTAGTTTTAAACCaactgccactggttcTTGGTCGACTGAGTTTCAAAAAGACGGTCTTGTCAGTCAGAAAGTCCCCGCCGCTGTTGCAAAGTCTGACTCATTTAGACAGAATCATTTTCAGCAACCTTTGCATCCTAATCTGAGGTACTCTAGAACTATGGTACAATCAAGTCAATTACCTTTGCAACAGAGGGAGATCATTACACCATCTGCCTCACATAATGCTACAGCTGACTGGGATCaacaattcaaagatttggaaaatgaagttTCACAGACATTAAAAGTTAGTGAACAAGATACAGATGCAATCATAGATACAGATTATCAAACAGATTTTCAACACGTTTGGGATTCTCTCCAACAGGATCAAGATGAGCTAATCAATACTAGAAAATATGGTACTAGAATTCATGAGAATGCCATATACAATTTTGCTACTGAAAACgaatataaagataatgTCAATGCTTACAAAATTGGTTGTATACTTATGGAGAATGGCGCGAAATTGAGTGAAGCCGCAATGGCGTTCGAAGCTGCAGTACAACAGAATCCCACTCATGTGGATGCATGGTTGAAATTGGGCCTTGTACAAACACAAAATGAGAAGGAAATAAATGGGATTAGTGCCCTGGAGACTTGCTTGAAATTGGATCCAAAAAATCTAGAAGCTTTGAAAACTTTAGCCACAGGGTACATCAACGAAGGTTATGATATGAGCGCATTTATTACTTTAAGTAAAGTCATCGAATCAAAATATCCTAATCTTGATTCTTCCAttgatcaagaaattaatttattgGAAAGTGAATTGGAAGATCCaccaaatttaaatgaaaagataacaaagaaatttttgaaactgGCAAATCAATTACCTGGCGTTGATTCAGACATCCAACTATGCCTTGGATTATTGTATTATGctaatgatgattttgacaAGACTATCGAATGCTTCAAAGCTGCATTGAATGAAAACCCAACGGATGAATTGATGTGGAATAGACTAGGTGCCGCTCTGGCAAATTCAAATAGATCGGAAGATTCTATCAAAGCATATTATAAAGCAATACAGTTGAAGCCATCTTTTGTAAGAGCTCGTTATAATCTTGCCGTGGCGTGTATGAATATTCATTGTTATAAGGAAGCTGCAGAACATCTTCTTACAGCATTAAGCATGCACGAAGTAGGGACCCCCAACGGAAAAGCTATCCCAGAAGGCCTCGTCATCGATTCTCACAACGATAATATAATGGAAACATTGAAAAGGGTCTTCATTGCATTAAACAGAAATGATTTGGCAGATAAGGTAGAACCACGAATGAAACTGGCAGAATTCCGCAATGAATTTACCTTCTAGATCGTAAGGCATTtaaacaaatatatatacaggTATATATCCTACcatttaaatattcaaatttgtattattatcaaatttgtattCCCCCGTTAGAAATGAGTTTTTATTTCTATCCACGGTGGACGGCTCATCATGAAATTTCGCAACGTGcaagaatttttaaatatCATTACATTGTATCAGTGGGCCAGTAGATTGATTTCAAGGCAGATATAGGAGCCCACATCATGGCGACAAGTGTACCGTAtagatttgaagatgatttgcTCGatgagaaaaagaagaaaaggaacTTCGTTTCAAAGAATGCTCAGGCTAAAAAATTCTGGCATCCTATAAATTCcaaattgatcaaatcCAAAAGATTCATTCTTACCGTATTTGTTGTggtatttcttttcttttggaTTAGTGATTCATCATCTGTGCCATCAAATATGAGCTCATCAATGGATATCCCAGCACAGCTCGTAAGGAATCATAAATCAACTTGGTTACCATTTTCTAAAGAGCCTAAAATTGTGATCATATTGGCTGCAAACGAAGGTGGTGGTGTATTGAGATGGAAAAATGAACAAGAATGGGCCATTGAGCGTATTTCAATCGAGAATAAGAGAGCATATGCTAGAAGACATGGATATGCTTTGACTATTAAAGATACCACTACTGCCAAGAGATATTCTCATGAATTCAGAGAAGGTTGGCAAAaagttgatattttgaaacaaactATGAGAGAATTTCCAAATGCAGAATGGTTTTGGTGGCTTGATTTGGATACATTAATCATGGAACCAAAAAAGAGTCTGGAAGAACATATTTTCGATAGATTAGATGAAATTGTAGATCGCACGGTCAGCGATTTCAATCCGTTAAATTTAGTCGAGGACTTACCATATATTGACTACACACAAGAATTGGATCTTTTGATAACTCAAGATTGTGGTGGGTTCAATTTGGGCTCATTTTTTATGAGAAATAGTGAATGGTCAAAACTCTTATTGGACATATGGTGGGATCCTGCCGCATATGAACAAAAACATATGATTTGGGAACATAGAGAACAAGATGCATTAGAATCGTTATATGCCAATGAAGCATGGATTCGCTCGAAAGTCGGATTTTTACCTTTAAGAGCCATCAATGCGTTCCCACCTGGGGCCTGTTCGGAATATAGAGAAGATCCAAGATATTTTTACAACGAAAAAGAGCATGATTTTGTTGTCAATATGGCAGGATGTAATTTTGGTAGAGACTGTTGGGGAGAAATGCAGTACTATgcaaatttaatgaaggtttcaaataataaatggTACACGAATTTCTTCAGTTGAACTTAAACGAAGTCTTGGCTGGATATCAATtacttcaaataattaataAAGATAAGTTCAATGTGAATTGACAGTATGTACTTATTTCTCGCATTTTAACTTGATGTACAAATTAGAACatatatagaaaatagACAGGCAAATGACATGACCTGACACACTGAATCTAAATGCTCTTGCAAGCAGCGattcttttaaattaaTTCGTAGAGAGAAGAAAGGACGTCTCCACTTATGAGGcaaaagttaaaaaataaaaaaaaaataaaaaactGGAAATCAGAATCAACCAGTTAAGAAGCATCATTTCACACATATTCAATTAGAAGACCATGGCTATAGAGACGTTATTGATTGTAAACAAATCTGGAGGTTTAATTTATCACCGAAATTTTGGAGAAGCTTGTgaaaagaggaagaaattgactAGTAACGATTACTTAATTATAGCGAGCACGTTACATAGTATATTAGCCATATCTGGTCAGATAACGCCGAGggcattgaaattgaatcaagATGATATAGATTACACCATTCCATATGTCCCTGGAGTTGGGATGCCCTCAAGTGATTCCAGCAATAACAGTAAAATGTCCAAACTTGGCAGTTTTAAAGGAGACGATTATTTTAAAGAATCATTTACCAGTTGGAACAAGAGTGGACTGAGACAATTAAGTACGGATCAATTTACGATGTTTGTATATCAGACGCTGACTGGGTTGAAATTTATAGCAATAAGTTCTAGTGTTCTGCCCAAGAATAACGAGATGGAAACGtctaaaaatttgaatcttgCGAATCAGATAGGtgacaattttttgagaaaGATATATTGCATTTACAGTGATTACGTTATGAAGGATCCACTATATTCATTAGAGATGCCAATAaaatcagaaaattttgacaaGAAAGTACAAGAGATGGTTTATAATGTTCAATAGAAACAACCGACAATTCTGAAaggagaaaaagaaaaaaaaatggcgATTACCCTTAGTGGTACCTCCCATATACCATATTAGGTAGTGATAGAATTATGATAcgtatattatatatttagaaACAGTTTACCTTCTACCACtatgaaatttcatcagaCACGCGTGGGAACACCCAGAAACCGTGTGCACGTATATGGGTTTCAAGAAGCCTTTTTAAAACAATATACAATATATTTGATCTGTCAAAGGAATGCAAGCAAActtattatttgtaatatATATCCTACAAAGGACAGGTATGCTTTTTCTTAACCCACTATATATAGGAAATCGTACCATTTTCAGCAGGATTCAGAAAGAGAGGACACGGGGGGGGAGAGGAATGCGAACAAACAACGGGAAAGCAAAAGAGCAAACGACTAACGAAATCATGCTGCCTTTCCAAATTGTCTTGGCTACgcaaaaattgattaaaaAGTTTAACGTAATTGTAAAGTTTTAACATTCTTGTATGAGCCACGAATCTTTCTTACTTCGGAGCTATATTGGTTCAAGCTTTTATACAAAAGATGCTATGCGAAAGATTTGCGTAGATTCTTGAGTTTATTACACATAATAGTCGATGGATGTGGACCGGGAGTTGCTTTCATTGCCGAAACAGATGAGCTAAAATAAACATCTCGTAGGAATTCGACAATGTAACCATTCTCTCACGGCCGTTGTATGGGGGGCGAAGAGTCCGTTCATTGATCACTAATAAATTGCAGTAGAAGTATCCACAAAGGTGATCCGAGAAAAATGCTTCTGGAAATTGATGCTTCTCCGTACAAGAAACATTCCAGAAGGAGAAACACTCGCAAGTCAAGAGGCTTTCATGAGGGAGACAAATAATCACCGCGCTAAACACTAAATAAGGTATATACCCCAAAGTTCTCCATGACATCAATCTCCATCGCcccaaaaaaatttatggACAACTCCCTGACAAACTAGCTACAGCACTTCTACATTCAACTACATACATGTATTTCTGGAATGATGTCTTGgttcttttcatcataaaTGAGTCCATCTTCTTGCAAGTTGTTTCCCGGAAGTCTAACTGCCGCTAAATCGTGCTGGAGACCCGGAAgtaattcaaaaatttaatcaCTAAACAATCTCGAGgtattttttcttttgacGGTTTAGActtttaaatatatttctcACTTGGGTAACCCTGAATGCAACCTTCCAGAAGGTTACCAACAAAGGAAAATACTTTACATTGCAAACAGAAATAGGTTGATCTATTTCCTCAAaagcttcttttttttcttgtataGCCAGATAGACTCtctatctttcaaatttccaTTTGTAATCTGGAAGGGATCTAATACATTTTATATCCGGTTCGCtctattatatatatttagatttagatatataaatatttagaTCCTAGAGTTCCTTTCATGAGATACTGATTTCAGTCTTTCTTACTCTACTCCCGTCCCGTCCAAGAACCTGCCATTTTTGTTATGTTCACTAACTACCAGGTAAACAACTTCAAGATTCTTGAAGAAGTTGGGTCAGGAGCATACGGTTTGGTATTCCATGTTATTGATACCATAACTTTTAGTGACTTCGCCATGAAAGTCATTATAAAATCCAGAATAGATTGCACAGAAGATAGGAGGGATCTACTAACGATAgaacttttgaaatgtTTCAACAAGTATGGTGACGATTACTTAgacaataaaatttttttacctGCCATAGATCTACATTCCATCAAAAGTTTAACTCCAGAACAACTAGAACATATTCCCCACTATAAAGAAATCTCTTTACAATTAAAAGTGCACGCTCATAAAAACGTCGTAACCATCCATCAAGTACTAGAAAGTGAATTAGCAACTTTTATAATAATGGATTATTATCCAGTAGATTTATTCACTGCTATTGTCGATCAAGAAAGATTTATTATGGATGGTCTACTAGTTAAGCAGGTTTTCCTTCAACTTTGTTCTGCTATTGCATATTGCCATAAATTAAATGTTTACCATTGTGACATTAAaccagaaaatttattgttgGATAATGACGACAATTTAGTCATTTGTGATTTTGGGCTCGCCACAACTTCGAAGTATTTGGTTCCAAACGTTTCTGTTGGTAGTTCGTATTATATGGCACCTGAAAGAATACTATCCATTAATAATACAAACAAATTTCTCACTATGAATAGTGACATTTGGTCGCTGGGAATTATACTTATAAATCTTGTTTGCATTAGGAATCCTTGGCTGAAGGCTCATCAGACCGGAGATAGTACTTTCAGTTACTTTATGAGGGATCAAAGTATCCTTATGAAAATCTTACCGATATCAGACGAACTATTCGAAGTAATCAATTCAATCTTACAAATAAACCCTAAAAATAGAGTCTCcatcattgaaataatgaaaaaagtctcaatggtgaaaaatttcactaGAGAAGGCCCATTAACTGATGTACCTCTGATGGATGAAAatgtatttttcaactgTTTTGCTGCTCCAGTGGATGAAGTTTCGCCATGCTTCGCACAACAAAGGCTGGATGATTCAGATGCTACCACATTATTTGCTTCGTCAAGTTCTAGTAACATCCATCTGAGTGAGTTCATAACAACTAAGCAGAAAACTATTACAAATGCATATACGGCTTCATCCTCCACTTCATTAGATACTACTCCATTTGTCTCTGATGTAGAAAATTGCAATAAACAATATTTCCCTATTCAAGAGAAATTGTCATTTCTTTAAAGGTTACCAGTGTATCCACACATTCTTAATACTAATATATTCTTACCCGTCATTATTGTGTCCGTTTACTTTACATGACAACTACGCTCACTTCATGTTTAATTGTaatcattttgtaattcttttttcatgATCAAAAGATCATAGCCTGCTATTATTTAATATACttcattttatatatatatacttcattttatatatatacagaGTTCAATAACCAACTTATATCcataatttaaatgaatatgaCGGAGGAAGTAATAAATTTATCCAGTCATGATACAATGTCCCTTGGGATTTCCATTAGGTGAAAAGGTCGTTGCAAGTTTCAACAAcgatatcttcaatttgtGGGAAATCCTTATCATCTAGAAGGATGACTTTACAATTTGGTTCCTTTAAATATCTTGGTAATTccaaatctttaaattgtGATTCCATCATATTTGCCTTCATAAAATGACCTTTCCTTTGATTTAAtctatttaaaatttcttctttacttgcataaaggaaaatgaaataaaaagttGTCTCTGGTTCAGTCTGTCTAATTAAATCTCtgtatttctttttcaaacttgAACATGCTACGATAGATACGTCACCATTTGCCTTTGCACACTCAGAACCTTTATGAGCAACATCTTTTAACCACTCCCAACGGTCTTCGTCCTGCAGCGGGATTCCTGCAGACATCTTAGCAATGTTTGCTGGTGGATGTAAATCGTCACCTTCGATAAACttcaaatttggaagaGTATCTTTAAAATCTCTAATGATTCTTGCAGCAATGGTAGATTTGCCTGTGGCTGCAGTACCAGCTAGTACTATAACTAATGGTTTCCCAGATGTcatttatttaatatatgCTATACTTTAATCCTTTCTCCCAATAACTGTCTTCGAGATATGAGCCGTCAGTTTGAGATATCACACTTTAAATGTCCCCTCTCCTTTTTTGCTTGCAAGTTGTAGTTACACtcatataataaaatttcttggcaTGTATATCCATGCtccaaatatcaaaatccGCCCGAGGTAGACGGTGAGTGTAATGCCATTTATTGTATATGAGACGACTATCAGGGAGAAGAACCTGCCTTTTGCTTGGTGCATTTGTGGGAATCACCGTTGATATGTCCTGTCGAGATATAACCCCGGTTACGCGGTACATGCATGTTTTCTAATCGTGGAGACACCGCAAGTCCCGTGGTTGCACTATCTAtgtaaaaataaaagttcCTGGCTATTTTTATATACTGAAAAGGATGATTACATGCATATATACGGATTTTGAGTGTATTTTTGCCATGAGTCCTTTCTAACTCTTCCCGAAGGTTTCCGTTCTCATTACACCATAGAACTGTACTGTGGAGTCCCCCCATAATTGATGATTAGATCTATCAGATTGACGTTagagatttttttcagcAGATGCCAAATGTTCGGATCTGAAAGAGACTCGTTTGATTTACTGTAGTATCTGAAGATAAACGATTCTACCCACTTCAGTTTTTTTGCCAGCAATTCGTGGGATTCATGTGTGGGTAGTTCCAACAGTTTACACAGATAAGAGTCGCTGTTGCTATTATCTACgaataatatttgaagaatttcaaataatgggTCTGGAGAGAGGTCTGAAGTGGAACAAATCGAATCCAAGATGGGAAATATTTGAGAAATCGTATGGCGATCTTGTCTGTAAAAGAGccaattgaagatttgTGCAATTAAATGTGACGGATTTTCAAAtgtaaaatatttcttgaataattcaaCGATACCTTCGAActtaaagaaaattccaATGTTAtcataaaaaattgacGGATAATCACCAGATGGAAAAGTATTGAAATCTATTTCATTGGAAGTGTCAAACGAACCATCCTCGAGAGCAGCAAATGTatcttttgataaaatttttaaaattttgtgattgaagaattcaaaattgttataaaaaaatgcaatattattaagattattgaaaaaaatcgGTTTTAATAGAAATTTACCGTCCTGGCCCACATATTCTGTTATATTATATTCTTCTGGATAGAAAATGTGTCTTTCCCAAAGCATGTCCAGTTGGAGGGATGGCTGTACTCTGAGGCtatggaagaagaatctaTTTAAAATGGGCATGGTATCAACTTCTTGTGATAAGACAAAAATACGTTGTATAATCTCTGTCGGCAAATCCTGTAATGTTAATTTTCTATGGACGGTTAATggaaaaagaatattatcatgATTGGCAGTGCTGGCAATGTTACGTTTCTTGGTTCTGGTTAGATGATTGTTTTCGTAGTATATCCGAAACAAATCCTGATGAGGGACCCTTCTCCTCCTCTTGTGAGGTCGTGTAGGGTAGCCTACCATAGCATACCCCATACTATATGCGGCAGTGTGCGTATGTTTGTGTGTAAGTCTGTGTGTGGCTCTTTATACCTCTTCTCATCGCAATAACAAGAACCACTcactaatttttcaagtgtATTACAAAACTGTGTGGGCAGAAAAATGCCATGATAGACCAGAACACTGCACGTGATTCACCTCCACGTGACCTCcatgaaaatattcatcGTCCGCATAAAAATGTTGTTCCTGAAATTCCCACGCTAGGAAAACACCTCGTGTGGGATCCGTGCCCGCTTCGTTCCACTCGTTCCGGTCGTTCCGCTCCTGCACCATTTCCTCTGGCCGCTGCTTCTTCTGAGTGAATTAATAACTGGATAAGCTTCCTCGTCGCTGCATTCACAACCATTGTCTACGGAAAAGGTACGCTAATTTTGCTCGACCAGCGATGGACAGTTCTTTCTCGCCCAACTCTTCTTGCTCGACCTTCGCCACAGACGGAGTCCCGCGGGCCTGCTGCATTCAACTTGTCTCTCTTACGGCCctccttttcttttggcAGCGCATTCATCACctgaatgaaattttttctttttcttgacaCAAGCGAGAACTTGcaagaaggaaaaagatGTACTACCAACTATCCACTACATCGTGCAGTCTCGAGGTGatcattttatttatatactttCTATTTGTCAACTCATACTATTGTATACTTACCTCCCTATTCCTTGCAGTTCATAAACAAACCTTccttctctctttttttgcCCGGCTGCTATTACAACCGGCAAATCTTCTACTTTATCACCACTTTTTTGGTTATAAAACTACCACTTTCCTCGATTGATCTACTGCTCTTCCCCCATTAAAAACTTCGTCCGTTGCTTCGAAAGCCATATACACCTCCATCTCCGCTCGCTTAATCTATTTCACCTCATATAGGTTTTCATCATGTCAGCCTCAAAAGCTCTAAAAGTACTCATAGTGGGTAAAAACCCAAATGTTGTCTTCTACGCCTTCAGATTCCAACTAGCAAGGAACATAGAACTTTTTCATGTCAGTGACTCGAAATCAAACGTATTCAAGATAGATACCGTGACATATGGACAAAAGGAATTTCAACTAGATAACCATTTCActtccattgaaaatttacgTGAAGCAATGTCATCCCTATCAAATGGAAAGTCTTTCATCATAGATATTATAGTATTAAGTGCATCTTCTCTACAAGAACTTTCTTCTCTACCATCAAAGATTAAACCATtagttgatgaaaatacaaaaattttcattgaaagcaCAGGTTTTATTCAATTAGAAcctttcatcaaaaattccAGAGAATTGTCCTCCTTAAATTTAAACGTTTTCAGTATGATTACTCACTATGATATTCGTCAAATTGCTCCCAACAACTATAAACAATTTAATaacaattcaaattcaaatgtaATATATTTGGGTTGTAAaaatacaaagaaaagaacaGGTTCATTCTTAAACAGTAATAAATATTCGAATGAAATTGCAAACTCTTTAGACCTTTTCGCAAAAATGTTTTCTAAATTATTCCCAAACgattcaatcaatttatgTAACCATTCATATCAGGATTTCTTGAACGAACAATGGGCCATTGCAATCCCAAAAATCTCATTGGATCCTTTactcattatttttgaagaaacgTCTCCATCcaatctttcaaaacaaATCTTAGCTAAGCCTTTAATTTCAGGGATAATAACTGAATTAATTACCATTGCCAAAAATATGAACGTCAAATTATCGGTggataatgaagataaaatcATAAGCAATTGGGAGTCTAactataaaaatgatgaaattcCATCATTATTGTATCATTTCATCCAAAGAACTTCAACTCCAGATATCGATCTGTCACTGTTACAATCGATCTTATTGGCGGACAACTATGATATTAAGACACCATATCtagaatttctttataCCACATTTTGTCAATTCGATAGACTAAATAGTGACAATTCAAAATGGTTTACTAGATATGAAAATACTGAAGGTTTGAGACGAAAATTGAATGCAAtgacaacaacaaaaaataatttcgAAGAAAGTTACAATACTTTAcaattaaatttaaatgaaaaagaggTCACGTTATCCAATTTAAGAGACAACGACCAACTGCTAAGAAGTAAAATCGCATCTTTAGAAGGGGAACTAATTTCTGCCAGAGAGTCACTAACGTtacaagaaagagagagtgctaataaaatttcatctttagaaaatcaattacAAAGGTTGAAACTGGCAAAcaatgattcaaaaaaattgagtgAATCATTCAATGATGAACAAAATGACTCCGTCATTATTCACAGTAATAACTTCAATAATATGCAAAGGGAAATTTTGGCTAATAGTACAAGCCTCAACGTGGATAGGTCCTCTGAAGCTTTAGAACCAACCAAGAGAGAACTTGCCATACGAGAACGTGAATCCGAATTACAAAAGAGATTTGCTCAACATCAGCAAAAGACTCACAATTCCATTCCACAATCTCAGACTCCccaaatttcattttcaaaccAGTACCAACATCCTTCACTGCAACCTTCCCAAGTCTCGTTTAATCAGCCACCATCAACTCCTGTAATGCAAACTAACATTCCTATCAAACCTAAATCTAGCACATTGAATAGAAGTCACACCATGCAGGGTTTAGCACCGATCAATACCAAGTTCCAGGCGCCAAGATTACAACAAACTTCCAATATCTCTTTGAATAAAGTGAGTAATCGCAGTACCCCTCAACCACAATCAATAAACAACTTTCATGAACATAATTCTTCTAGTGTGAGTAACTTGAATGTTCCATTCGATGGTATGGATTCTAGGTACAATAAAATACCCCACTCTTCGCATTTTATCAAACCAACCAATAGgaaaaataagagaaaCGATTCTTTAAGATTGGGTCATGCTTCAAGTATTGGTTTTGCTGATTTCACCAATCAAAGGGTTACACCATCCACAGGATTATCATATCAAATTCCTCGCAGTGCCTCCACTAATAATTTTAGATCTGGGAGAACTTCTGCCTACGAAATGCCAAATCCTGTAAAAACAAAACCATTCAAAATGAATACAATCAATAATTCCATGAATGATTTCAGCAGCCTACAACAAAGGCAAATAAGCACCAGTACAATGATAGAGAATAACGTTACCAAGAAGCCATTAAGTGAGCCAAAACCTGTTATTCAATTTGGTAGTGCAAGCAACAATAGCAACTCAAATAATAGTAGCAGTAATAGTACCAACACACGAGAGTCAAACTCGCTGTCGCCATTAAAGATGGATCCACCAACTGAGCCAACTTCAACATCGAATTCGTTAGAAGAAAGTATTGTAGAAGTAGAAACTCctaaaaagaagaagaaattcGGATTATTTGGCAGAAAGAAGGGCAAAAAATAAACCAATAGGCAGGTACTCCGGGGTAAGTCATTTTAGCTAATTTTCAAACAGTGTATTATATAGCTAATATAATTCAACCGAGCGTAAGCTCCATTTTTAAACTTATAGCAAACTTTTGCAGCGTTATGCATGAAACTTCTGTTAAAAACACGCGAGAGAGTAGCATATATAGCTTCTACTGCTTTGGAAGAAATGTCAAATGCACTAAATGTCTCTGTTCCATGCTAATGTATCAAATGTAAGATCCTCAGAAGCGTGGCTTTTCTCGAATGGATACATTTTCAGAGCGCCACGACCTCTCCTGGCGACATAAAATATGGAGTAAGTACCATATTGCTCCTCACATAAGATGTAAATtaacttgaaaaaaatagcaGATACAGAGTTATGACGTGTGGGACTATATATCCTGTAATTGCTGCCTTGAATCCCATAGAAATGTCCCTTGGTTTATACCCCAGAAAACCTTCAAAATTCATCCTAAATTTGctgttgaaattttaatgagcttattaaattcttctCAAACCAGTGGCAGCCATGTGTGCTTGCTGAATTAACCCCATCCATAGCAGCATCTGCCGATCATCGAATTAGTTGTAT from Kazachstania africana CBS 2517 chromosome 5, complete genome includes:
- the PAM1 gene encoding Pam1p (similar to Saccharomyces cerevisiae PAM1 (YDR251W) and SVL3 (YPL032C); ancestral locus Anc_8.484) — protein: MSASKALKVLIVGKNPNVVFYAFRFQLARNIELFHVSDSKSNVFKIDTVTYGQKEFQLDNHFTSIENLREAMSSLSNGKSFIIDIIVLSASSLQELSSLPSKIKPLVDENTKIFIESTGFIQLEPFIKNSRELSSLNLNVFSMITHYDIRQIAPNNYKQFNNNSNSNVIYLGCKNTKKRTGSFLNSNKYSNEIANSLDLFAKMFSKLFPNDSINLCNHSYQDFLNEQWAIAIPKISLDPLLIIFEETSPSNLSKQILAKPLISGIITELITIAKNMNVKLSVDNEDKIISNWESNYKNDEIPSLLYHFIQRTSTPDIDLSLLQSILLADNYDIKTPYLEFLYTTFCQFDRLNSDNSKWFTRYENTEGLRRKLNAMTTTKNNFEESYNTLQLNLNEKEVTLSNLRDNDQLLRSKIASLEGELISARESLTLQERESANKISSLENQLQRLKLANNDSKKLSESFNDEQNDSVIIHSNNFNNMQREILANSTSLNVDRSSEALEPTKRELAIRERESELQKRFAQHQQKTHNSIPQSQTPQISFSNQYQHPSLQPSQVSFNQPPSTPVMQTNIPIKPKSSTLNRSHTMQGLAPINTKFQAPRLQQTSNISLNKVSNRSTPQPQSINNFHEHNSSSVSNLNVPFDGMDSRYNKIPHSSHFIKPTNRKNKRNDSLRLGHASSIGFADFTNQRVTPSTGLSYQIPRSASTNNFRSGRTSAYEMPNPVKTKPFKMNTINNSMNDFSSLQQRQISTSTMIENNVTKKPLSEPKPVIQFGSASNNSNSNNSSSNSTNTRESNSLSPLKMDPPTEPTSTSNSLEESIVEVETPKKKKKFGLFGRKKGKK